One Falsihalocynthiibacter arcticus DNA segment encodes these proteins:
- a CDS encoding response regulator translates to MNQRIIAVDDSDIAQEFIRINLAELGFNDVVGFMSPREALSSFEKGPASADLILLDIMMPEMDGIELCARIRVIDAWRDIPIIMLTSRMDIESLSRAFMAGANDYVTKPFNRIELQARMRSCLRLKSEMDRRRAGERRGSRTTASTLTADVSPHVRDVVGTKASLQADFLSMNAETRAMTGMVVLKIDDIKPENDLQASQAADVIRQVSKTVAKVAIPAGDSFVHWDNDLFCLAATGATVGELESRAKVFIDAVDAAALTLTDTWSKTQVTLSAAIAPANGGTLANNLAQAIQAVNAASRDRLSSLVTVVNEQDQH, encoded by the coding sequence ATGAATCAACGCATAATCGCTGTAGACGACTCTGATATCGCTCAGGAGTTCATCCGCATTAACCTTGCCGAATTAGGGTTTAATGATGTTGTAGGCTTTATGAGTCCGCGCGAAGCCCTCAGCTCATTCGAAAAAGGCCCAGCATCCGCTGACCTCATTCTGCTTGATATCATGATGCCAGAGATGGATGGAATTGAGCTTTGCGCACGAATTCGTGTGATCGATGCATGGCGCGATATTCCCATCATCATGTTGACCAGTCGCATGGACATAGAATCCTTGTCTCGCGCCTTTATGGCAGGCGCAAATGACTATGTGACCAAACCCTTTAACAGAATCGAACTCCAAGCACGTATGCGGAGCTGTCTGCGCCTTAAGTCCGAAATGGATCGGCGGCGGGCGGGCGAGCGTCGTGGTTCCCGCACGACTGCATCCACCTTAACTGCCGACGTATCGCCGCATGTTCGGGATGTCGTTGGCACAAAGGCTAGCCTTCAGGCCGATTTTCTTTCTATGAACGCTGAAACGCGGGCAATGACAGGTATGGTTGTCCTGAAAATCGACGATATTAAGCCGGAAAACGATCTGCAAGCTTCTCAGGCCGCAGACGTTATCCGGCAAGTTTCAAAAACCGTCGCAAAGGTCGCCATCCCAGCAGGAGATAGCTTCGTTCATTGGGATAATGACTTGTTTTGCCTCGCGGCCACAGGCGCCACGGTAGGTGAATTGGAAAGCCGCGCTAAAGTATTTATAGATGCAGTGGATGCCGCTGCCCTTACCTTGACTGACACATGGAGCAAAACGCAAGTAACGCTCAGTGCCGCTATTGCCCCTGCAAACGGCGGAACGCTCGCAAATAACCTTGCCCAAGCGATTCAAGCGGTTAATGCGGCAAGCAGGGATCGCCTATCCAGCCTTGTGACCGTCGTCAATGAACAGGATCAGCATTAA
- a CDS encoding ATP-binding protein encodes MTLLIRADSKRSQTEAEFQLTYFAELFSQSVESSITLANVQMWNMINRIGYLPLTTTESIEARSGKMIRNTLDSIEQIDSVVLIDPTGNVAWATTEALIGQNLSDREYFQRAIKLSHGEFFVGVPIIARGTGRRLTPVAWPLVSRSGLVHGVVVSSLGESYFSNLLTLKDVPEDMAVSVLASNGEAAFISRDGSTEEVIIATNNVSSLGMTAHVTRNRDAVMAGFTQRTTVFSIIAITLFATAIGAGIGSHTKSLQLADGLERLQNHTNRIRAAQREFDTVFENVGDGIVIFDENGKLARSNKKAREFLRKTDDETTVNYLRSKLPDFSQIESDFAVHQLVLPHASEEDNEQQVQCRVMKLETNGQQIAYCVLTDVSAEQRLSAARTNFVTSINHELRTPLTSLSGAIDMLQQRFSQDLPVGADKLVAMASRNADRLLILVNDILTLQAIDQGQLNVRSVPLSIDEALDEAVEINSGYGVRFKVSLVRRPTEAGIILADPDRMQQIFSNLISNAIKYSPMNGTVTIGATQSDGMVEFFVSDDGPGIPISASDKIFDRFAKPLHARGIQASGTGLGLAITKQLVERQDGTITFQSQMASEASEAHGTTFYVMLKLHGLETNQKVVTA; translated from the coding sequence ATGACTCTCCTGATTCGCGCGGATTCTAAGCGGTCCCAAACGGAAGCAGAGTTTCAGCTAACCTATTTTGCTGAACTCTTTAGCCAATCCGTAGAATCCTCAATTACCCTTGCCAATGTTCAAATGTGGAACATGATCAACCGCATTGGGTACTTGCCGCTAACAACAACGGAGTCAATCGAAGCGCGCTCTGGCAAAATGATCCGCAATACGCTTGATAGCATCGAACAAATAGACAGCGTTGTGTTGATTGATCCAACCGGAAATGTGGCCTGGGCAACGACCGAGGCCCTTATTGGGCAGAACCTTTCGGATCGGGAGTATTTCCAACGCGCCATTAAGCTTTCCCACGGTGAGTTTTTCGTTGGTGTCCCAATAATTGCGCGCGGCACTGGCCGTCGACTTACACCAGTCGCTTGGCCATTGGTTTCACGCTCTGGTTTGGTGCACGGCGTTGTCGTGTCTTCGCTTGGCGAAAGCTATTTTTCAAATCTTCTGACTTTAAAAGACGTCCCAGAGGACATGGCAGTGAGTGTCCTTGCTTCGAATGGCGAAGCCGCTTTTATTTCGCGTGATGGTTCAACCGAAGAGGTTATAATTGCGACAAATAACGTCTCTTCTCTGGGGATGACCGCCCATGTCACCCGAAATCGCGATGCCGTAATGGCTGGGTTTACTCAGAGGACAACTGTATTTTCCATCATTGCAATTACCCTATTTGCCACCGCAATTGGGGCGGGAATCGGATCGCATACAAAATCGCTTCAACTCGCGGATGGGTTAGAGCGATTGCAAAACCACACCAATCGAATCCGCGCCGCCCAACGTGAATTCGACACAGTGTTTGAAAACGTAGGCGACGGGATTGTAATATTCGACGAAAATGGAAAACTTGCGCGCTCCAACAAAAAAGCCCGCGAGTTTTTGCGAAAAACGGATGATGAGACGACGGTGAACTACCTTCGCTCAAAGCTGCCCGACTTCTCGCAAATAGAAAGCGACTTTGCCGTCCACCAACTCGTGCTCCCCCATGCGAGCGAAGAGGACAACGAACAACAGGTGCAGTGTCGCGTAATGAAGCTAGAGACCAACGGCCAGCAGATCGCTTACTGCGTACTAACGGACGTGAGTGCCGAACAACGACTTTCAGCTGCACGGACCAATTTTGTGACCTCAATCAATCACGAACTCAGAACCCCACTGACGTCCCTTTCGGGGGCCATTGACATGCTTCAACAACGTTTCTCACAAGATTTACCCGTAGGTGCGGACAAGCTAGTTGCAATGGCTTCGCGGAATGCAGACCGACTTCTTATTCTCGTGAATGACATTTTGACCCTCCAAGCCATCGATCAGGGGCAACTCAACGTGAGGTCAGTACCGCTTTCAATCGACGAGGCATTGGACGAGGCCGTCGAAATAAATTCAGGGTATGGGGTTCGTTTTAAAGTTTCTCTGGTCCGTCGACCAACAGAGGCGGGTATAATCCTCGCTGATCCGGATCGTATGCAGCAGATTTTCTCGAACCTGATCTCGAACGCTATCAAATACTCCCCTATGAATGGAACGGTCACCATTGGCGCAACTCAATCGGATGGCATGGTTGAGTTTTTTGTGAGTGATGACGGGCCAGGGATACCGATTTCTGCAAGCGACAAGATTTTCGATAGATTTGCAAAACCCCTTCATGCAAGGGGTATTCAGGCCAGCGGAACCGGTTTGGGATTGGCTATCACAAAACAACTCGTAGAACGTCAAGACGGTACAATAACTTTTCAATCTCAAATGGCCAGCGAGGCATCAGAGGCGCATGGAACAACGTTCTATGTTATGCTTAAACTTCACGGTTTAGAGACCAACCAAAAGGTAGTGACGGCATGA
- a CDS encoding response regulator: MRVLFVDDEADILELIEIAIDFEDDIHPVFAPSGLEAIELIQAEPFDVIVLDVMMPWPDGPEVLRIARSAENQNNAKIVMCTAKTSPEDEQELRALGADHVLHKPFKPLKLADYLRNL, from the coding sequence ATGAGGGTTCTTTTCGTTGACGATGAAGCAGATATCCTCGAACTTATAGAAATTGCGATAGACTTCGAAGATGACATCCATCCGGTTTTCGCTCCGAGTGGGCTAGAGGCCATCGAACTCATCCAAGCTGAACCCTTCGACGTTATAGTCCTTGATGTTATGATGCCTTGGCCGGACGGACCGGAAGTGCTGCGCATTGCGCGCTCGGCAGAAAACCAAAATAATGCCAAGATCGTTATGTGCACTGCTAAAACATCGCCTGAAGACGAACAAGAACTTAGGGCATTAGGGGCCGATCACGTGTTGCACAAGCCATTTAAACCTTTGAAATTGGCCGATTACCTACGAAATCTCTAA
- a CDS encoding serine hydrolase, with protein sequence MRVKCQSLSLKQFPSQFSWVSTKELLPVQRLARGTTLAIFSILGTIQFAALSVAQEPAPPIPTEQITDAIDQLDDLAQIAMAGTNVPGLALAVVHQGKVVYAKGYGVRELGKTGIIDTDTVFQIASLSKSIAASVVAQQVGEGVVNWDDPVQKYLPWFQLQDPWVGEHVSIGDFFAHRSGLPDHAGDDLDDLGFDRQSILERLRYIPLASFRDTYAYTNFGLTAGAEAVAAASGQDWASLSENTIYAPLGMVSTSSRFDDFIAQDNQAVGHTLVDGEFRPILQRMPDSQSPAGGVSTTINDFSRWMIMMLSEGRFEGEVIIDEAALVPALTPQVISRRPATIGSIPGFYGYGTGVAITPSGRTMLSHSGAFILGSGTNYMMLPSENLGIAVFTNGAPVGAAEALSAQFMDLVQYREVQRDWLAGYQGLFKEMTAPIGDFHGIEPPSNPAPPVALERLEGVYDSSYFGPAQMDLRDGALVLTLGPDGQKFQLQHWDGDVFYFSAFNENMPSGSVSSLTFGISDEGTAMSFTVEFLNEFGLGVFKRQAQ encoded by the coding sequence ATGCGTGTAAAATGCCAAAGCCTCTCCTTAAAGCAATTTCCTAGCCAATTTTCGTGGGTATCCACCAAAGAACTGCTGCCAGTGCAAAGGTTGGCGCGGGGCACCACTCTGGCTATATTCTCAATTCTTGGTACAATTCAATTTGCCGCCTTGTCTGTGGCGCAGGAACCGGCGCCCCCCATCCCAACCGAACAAATCACGGATGCGATCGACCAGCTCGACGATCTTGCCCAGATTGCAATGGCTGGAACAAATGTGCCCGGTCTTGCGCTCGCCGTAGTCCATCAGGGCAAGGTTGTTTATGCAAAAGGATATGGTGTCCGCGAATTGGGAAAGACAGGAATTATTGATACCGATACCGTTTTCCAAATCGCTTCGCTCTCAAAATCGATTGCGGCCAGTGTTGTCGCCCAGCAGGTTGGGGAAGGTGTCGTAAATTGGGACGATCCTGTTCAAAAATATTTACCGTGGTTTCAACTTCAAGACCCGTGGGTCGGCGAACATGTCAGTATCGGAGATTTCTTTGCTCATCGGTCCGGCCTACCCGATCATGCCGGAGACGATCTGGATGATCTTGGATTTGACCGACAGTCTATATTGGAACGACTGCGATACATTCCGCTCGCCTCATTTCGTGACACCTATGCCTATACGAATTTCGGCCTAACCGCAGGAGCAGAAGCCGTGGCCGCCGCGTCGGGCCAAGACTGGGCAAGCCTATCTGAAAACACGATTTACGCGCCGCTTGGCATGGTATCGACAAGTTCGCGGTTTGACGATTTTATCGCCCAAGACAATCAGGCGGTCGGGCATACACTTGTCGATGGTGAGTTCAGGCCAATCCTGCAACGTATGCCCGACTCACAATCTCCCGCTGGTGGCGTCAGCACAACCATTAACGATTTTTCGCGCTGGATGATTATGATGTTGTCGGAAGGCCGTTTTGAAGGCGAGGTTATTATCGATGAAGCTGCATTGGTCCCCGCACTCACACCGCAAGTTATTTCCCGGCGTCCCGCCACAATAGGCAGCATCCCGGGTTTCTATGGCTATGGGACTGGCGTTGCGATCACGCCATCCGGTCGCACCATGCTTAGCCATTCGGGTGCCTTTATTCTGGGGTCTGGTACAAACTACATGATGTTGCCGTCAGAGAATCTTGGCATCGCCGTTTTTACCAATGGCGCACCGGTCGGCGCTGCGGAAGCCTTAAGCGCGCAGTTTATGGACTTGGTCCAATATCGGGAAGTTCAGCGCGATTGGCTCGCTGGGTACCAAGGTCTTTTCAAAGAGATGACAGCACCAATTGGCGATTTCCATGGGATAGAGCCACCTTCAAACCCCGCGCCGCCTGTTGCGTTGGAAAGGCTGGAAGGGGTATATGACAGCAGTTATTTTGGTCCTGCACAGATGGATCTGCGTGATGGTGCACTGGTGTTGACCCTCGGCCCAGACGGGCAGAAATTCCAGTTGCAGCACTGGGATGGCGACGTCTTTTACTTTTCCGCCTTTAACGAAAACATGCCATCGGGCTCAGTTTCATCACTGACATTCGGCATATCGGATGAGGGCACCGCGATGTCGTTCACCGTGGAGTTTCTAAATGAGTTCGGGCTTGGGGTCTTTAAACGACAAGCCCAATGA
- a CDS encoding serine hydrolase domain-containing protein, with product MQMNLTALSVSLLFLTGAASAQDKIPAAELEAIQAIAQDQFDRHSLNSMIYQVRIDGDAVLTQALGQAMTGVPATTDGHFRNGAVGLAYVASLALRLAEEGVIDLDEPIARWLPNLAGSEHATVRMLANMTAGYPDHVANEDGFVDPFLADPFANWSPQDLIEVSLSTPRMFVPGSNWDYSHSGYVILGQVLEAATDQPLADLIAHYILEPLDLTATVSFDTAQIPAPVIHGFTAERGVWEDSTFWNPSWTLPSGAIQVSTISNVARSFDAIVGHDGFLKPESREQMITPYLIGFGAPLAGCPNCHALTADFSYGLGVMLQGDWVFQTPLFGGMHPLSAPCPTNAPMWGGSRLQLPRPIARSRSMIGLPRYPIGRMKPPD from the coding sequence ATGCAAATGAATTTAACGGCACTATCAGTTTCACTTCTATTTCTTACAGGCGCCGCGAGCGCTCAGGACAAAATCCCAGCAGCAGAGCTTGAGGCCATCCAAGCTATCGCGCAAGATCAGTTTGACCGGCACAGTTTGAACTCAATGATCTATCAGGTTCGCATTGATGGTGACGCAGTCCTGACCCAAGCGCTGGGGCAAGCGATGACGGGTGTTCCTGCGACAACCGATGGCCATTTTCGCAATGGTGCAGTCGGTTTGGCCTATGTCGCGTCCTTGGCTTTACGCCTTGCTGAGGAGGGAGTGATTGATCTTGATGAACCGATTGCGCGTTGGCTTCCCAACCTTGCAGGCAGTGAGCATGCCACTGTGCGTATGCTGGCCAATATGACCGCAGGGTATCCCGATCACGTCGCCAACGAAGATGGGTTTGTTGATCCTTTCCTTGCCGATCCTTTTGCAAACTGGAGCCCGCAAGACCTCATTGAGGTCAGCCTGTCGACACCGCGTATGTTTGTGCCGGGCTCCAATTGGGATTATTCCCATAGCGGTTATGTCATTCTTGGGCAGGTATTAGAGGCGGCGACGGACCAGCCGCTGGCAGACTTGATTGCACACTATATTCTCGAGCCACTGGACCTCACGGCAACGGTCAGCTTTGATACAGCCCAAATTCCCGCCCCCGTTATTCACGGGTTTACCGCCGAACGCGGGGTCTGGGAGGATTCTACATTCTGGAACCCGTCATGGACACTGCCAAGCGGCGCAATTCAGGTTTCGACGATTTCAAATGTCGCGCGCAGCTTTGACGCTATTGTCGGTCACGATGGTTTTCTAAAGCCAGAATCGCGCGAACAGATGATCACGCCATATTTGATCGGTTTTGGCGCACCTCTCGCGGGCTGCCCTAATTGTCATGCGTTGACTGCGGACTTTAGCTACGGTTTGGGGGTAATGCTGCAGGGAGATTGGGTATTCCAGACGCCGTTATTCGGGGGTATGCATCCTCTGTCGGCACCCTGCCCGACGAACGCTCCGATGTGGGGCGGATCACGATTGCAATTGCCACGACCTATAGCCAGAAGTCGGTCGATGATTGGTCTGCCGCGCTACCCAATTGGGCGGATGAAACCGCCAGACTAA
- a CDS encoding carbonic anhydrase — protein sequence MCQDCPDKTVNRRNLIVGGLALAGAGATISPAAAQTATDEAMPVSPEEALQRLIDGNARYVANAPINTDHSVGRVARAAGQQPFAAVVCCSDSRVAPELVFDQGPGALFVVRVAGNFINEDGLASLEFGAAVLGLKLIVVLGHSSCGAVVATIASIQDNELPPGHLPSLVNAIRPAVYDVMAKNPDDLLVAATERNAINNAERAQTEAPILSELHSSGKLKSAAAIYEISTGEVTFLS from the coding sequence ATGTGCCAAGACTGTCCGGATAAAACAGTAAACCGACGCAATTTGATTGTGGGAGGGCTGGCTCTTGCTGGCGCTGGCGCGACCATTTCGCCCGCCGCAGCCCAGACGGCTACAGATGAAGCAATGCCGGTTTCCCCCGAAGAAGCCCTACAGCGCCTGATTGATGGCAATGCGCGCTATGTCGCGAATGCACCTATCAATACCGACCATTCCGTCGGGCGTGTTGCAAGAGCAGCTGGGCAGCAACCGTTCGCCGCAGTTGTGTGTTGTTCGGATTCTCGGGTTGCACCGGAATTGGTGTTCGATCAGGGGCCAGGCGCGCTATTTGTGGTGCGTGTTGCTGGAAACTTCATCAACGAAGACGGTCTTGCCAGCCTTGAGTTTGGTGCGGCAGTGTTAGGCCTCAAACTGATTGTCGTGCTTGGGCATAGTTCTTGCGGGGCTGTCGTGGCGACTATTGCTTCAATTCAAGACAATGAACTCCCGCCAGGCCACTTGCCTAGTCTTGTGAATGCAATCCGTCCCGCAGTTTACGATGTTATGGCAAAAAATCCCGATGATCTGCTCGTTGCTGCCACAGAGCGCAACGCCATTAACAACGCTGAACGCGCGCAGACTGAAGCCCCAATCCTTTCCGAGCTTCACAGTTCAGGAAAGCTAAAATCCGCTGCGGCGATTTATGAAATCAGCACGGGAGAGGTGACGTTTCTCTCATAG
- a CDS encoding serine hydrolase domain-containing protein, whose product MRIRTIKLMDLGFARNRLHGIVIAGFGVIALSPNAWGQTADISDYLETVRTEYNLPALAAAVVQNGNVTAAAAVGTRIYNAQIPVTIDDRFHLGSNVKSMTAVLAGMLVDDGSLTWDSSVGEVLGGDIPEMNTSLAAVTLGEILSHSSGIPSDNDEMLDLYFNENIFDYNSADLRLVALEAWKQNDVVLPDGSPFQYSNFGYMIAGSMIEKVTGRPWEQLLIERIFIPMGMETARIGPQATYGLIDAPVGHRIKADGSVMPMLWGPAADVPPVLFPAGSASMSVRDFAKWAAWNAGQSTRGPSLVTPETLADIHATRVQTPVRDNPPSGTPVTGGYGYGWSVVAFDWAGKPLLTHNGSNSMNFAQIVIDPELDLGVVVLTNFSGPAASAAVGVVMQKLYVEYVTP is encoded by the coding sequence ATGCGCATAAGAACAATCAAACTGATGGACCTCGGCTTCGCCCGCAATAGGTTGCATGGGATTGTAATTGCCGGATTTGGGGTTATTGCCTTATCGCCAAATGCTTGGGGGCAAACTGCCGACATTTCCGATTACCTCGAAACGGTTAGAACCGAATATAACCTGCCAGCGCTGGCGGCTGCGGTCGTCCAAAATGGCAATGTCACCGCTGCGGCAGCCGTCGGCACACGGATCTACAACGCGCAAATTCCAGTCACCATTGATGACCGTTTTCATCTTGGTTCTAACGTGAAATCAATGACGGCCGTTTTGGCTGGTATGCTGGTAGACGACGGAAGCCTGACTTGGGATTCTTCCGTCGGAGAGGTTCTAGGCGGCGACATTCCGGAGATGAACACAAGCCTTGCCGCCGTTACCCTCGGAGAGATTCTTTCACACTCAAGCGGGATTCCCAGTGACAATGACGAAATGCTCGACCTTTATTTCAACGAAAATATCTTTGATTACAATTCGGCAGACTTGCGGTTGGTGGCGTTGGAGGCATGGAAACAGAATGACGTGGTCTTGCCTGATGGCTCACCCTTTCAGTATTCTAACTTTGGCTATATGATCGCCGGATCAATGATCGAGAAGGTCACAGGCCGACCGTGGGAACAGCTCTTAATCGAACGCATTTTTATCCCAATGGGAATGGAAACCGCGCGGATCGGGCCGCAAGCAACTTATGGGCTTATTGATGCGCCAGTCGGTCACCGGATCAAGGCAGATGGAAGCGTCATGCCAATGCTCTGGGGGCCCGCGGCCGATGTGCCGCCCGTCCTGTTCCCTGCGGGCAGTGCGAGTATGTCCGTAAGGGATTTTGCCAAATGGGCCGCGTGGAATGCCGGCCAATCGACACGTGGCCCATCTTTGGTTACGCCCGAAACGCTGGCTGATATCCACGCCACCCGTGTTCAGACGCCAGTGCGTGATAACCCGCCATCTGGGACGCCAGTCACGGGTGGGTACGGATATGGATGGAGCGTAGTTGCGTTTGATTGGGCGGGCAAACCGTTGCTAACCCACAATGGTTCAAACTCCATGAACTTTGCCCAGATCGTCATCGACCCAGAACTGGACTTGGGGGTTGTGGTCCTGACCAACTTTTCCGGTCCCGCCGCCAGTGCAGCAGTGGGAGTCGTGATGCAAAAACTTTATGTGGAATATGTCACTCCATAG
- a CDS encoding AraC family transcriptional regulator, which translates to MRTATIEDAEVQAMMQPWIGMECFQLSRGRLVANIQSLDFGSCQIVRETQYAAVQKIGVTPTNLCTLSFCTPAPGFRFSDHSGSSAGNVFLMPENTAFDIFVPAGAETVYVSLDQESLISGARILNPRDWAEAPLHVTAFDTIPQASFGGMVTAWLAAANKTATLGSPLDVQTIERNVFDALLQLISTSTTDDFTPPARWRSFQICRKAKTFIEEWNDVEAQPGIVDLCAAVGVSARTLQYAFRDYVGMSPVTYLRLWRLNRAHAALLEADTRSTSVTEVAMQFNFGHLGRFSGDYNRLFGEVPSITLAR; encoded by the coding sequence TTGCGTACCGCAACCATTGAGGATGCAGAGGTTCAAGCCATGATGCAGCCTTGGATCGGCATGGAGTGTTTTCAGCTTAGTCGGGGCCGTCTAGTGGCAAATATTCAAAGTCTGGATTTTGGCTCTTGTCAGATCGTGCGTGAAACCCAGTATGCTGCAGTGCAAAAGATAGGGGTTACACCCACCAATTTATGTACCTTGTCGTTTTGCACACCCGCCCCCGGTTTTCGATTTTCCGACCATAGCGGTTCCAGCGCGGGCAACGTTTTTCTGATGCCGGAGAACACAGCGTTTGATATTTTTGTTCCGGCAGGCGCAGAGACAGTTTACGTCAGTCTGGATCAAGAATCCCTCATTAGTGGTGCACGCATCCTGAATCCGCGGGATTGGGCGGAGGCTCCATTGCACGTGACCGCATTTGATACGATTCCGCAGGCATCTTTTGGCGGCATGGTGACCGCGTGGTTGGCCGCAGCGAACAAAACCGCTACACTTGGGTCGCCGCTGGACGTACAAACCATCGAGCGCAACGTTTTCGATGCACTTTTGCAATTGATCAGCACTTCAACGACTGACGATTTTACGCCTCCCGCACGCTGGCGTTCATTTCAAATTTGCCGCAAGGCCAAAACGTTCATTGAAGAATGGAACGACGTCGAAGCGCAGCCGGGCATCGTAGACCTTTGTGCCGCCGTCGGTGTTTCTGCGCGCACGTTGCAATATGCGTTTCGAGATTATGTAGGCATGTCGCCGGTGACATATCTGCGTCTTTGGCGCTTGAATAGGGCGCATGCCGCATTGTTGGAAGCTGATACGCGGTCCACTTCCGTTACAGAAGTGGCGATGCAGTTCAATTTTGGCCATTTGGGGCGCTTTTCTGGTGACTACAATCGCTTGTTCGGCGAAGTTCCATCGATAACATTAGCCCGCTAA
- the istB gene encoding IS21-like element helper ATPase IstB, with translation MTDAPQILLHHHLKKLRLPTFQGEYAKQAQICAAENKDHIQYLARLCEMELIDRERRMIERRIKAAKFPSTKSLDSFDFKIMPSLNKPLTMDLARCDYVDRRENIIALGPSGTGKTHIALGLGLAACQRGLKVRFTTAAALVHDLIEAQDELRLQRMQKQLTSQNLLIIDELGFVPLSKSGAELLFEVISQCYERGSIIITSNLPFDEWTEVFGSERLTGALLDRLTHHVHILEMNGESYRLKHSRKNRQ, from the coding sequence ATGACAGATGCTCCCCAAATCCTTCTGCACCACCACCTCAAGAAGTTGCGCTTGCCAACGTTCCAAGGAGAGTACGCAAAACAAGCCCAAATCTGTGCTGCTGAGAATAAGGACCACATCCAATATCTGGCGCGTCTGTGCGAGATGGAGTTAATTGACCGCGAACGGCGGATGATCGAAAGGCGGATCAAAGCGGCGAAGTTCCCCAGCACCAAAAGCCTGGATAGTTTTGACTTCAAGATCATGCCCAGCTTGAACAAGCCACTGACGATGGACTTGGCTCGATGTGACTACGTGGATCGCAGAGAAAACATTATTGCCCTCGGCCCATCGGGAACGGGCAAGACCCACATAGCTTTAGGACTTGGATTAGCCGCGTGCCAAAGAGGGTTGAAAGTACGGTTCACGACGGCGGCAGCCTTGGTTCATGATCTGATAGAAGCCCAAGATGAGCTCCGATTGCAGCGCATGCAAAAGCAACTGACGAGCCAGAATCTGTTGATCATTGATGAATTAGGCTTCGTTCCTCTGAGTAAATCCGGCGCAGAATTGCTCTTTGAGGTGATCTCGCAGTGCTACGAACGTGGTTCCATCATCATAACCTCAAACCTGCCCTTTGATGAATGGACCGAAGTCTTTGGCTCAGAGCGGCTCACGGGAGCCTTGCTGGATCGTTTGACACATCACGTCCACATCCTTGAGATGAACGGCGAAAGCTATAGGCTCAAACACAGTCGTAAGAACCGCCAGTAG